A genomic segment from Centroberyx gerrardi isolate f3 chromosome 22, fCenGer3.hap1.cur.20231027, whole genome shotgun sequence encodes:
- the gpr141 gene encoding G protein-coupled receptor 141 has product MTPTAPGLEATSIAQKPVDPVQYHTVLLSIYCVVLLSGTIGIGLMVRVLQSSMRSITAIAVLNLIFTHFLFLLTVPFRIYYHANHHWGLGLGLCKIVSAMIHVHMYMSFIFYVIILVTRLMTFYRKAEHVEFYRKMHALAISVAVWTAVVVTVPCVLFFIYGKRDENVRSWDSYNSSGTHETQVTSGTHCFQFGNQIESANAAKVFNYATSTVIIVVATALTALQANVLLILHREYGPGWTSQQEFWAQLKSLCFALVMMVCFVPYHMFRLHYIGHLKLQAVNEVFLSLTTLTCLDMLTFVGRGVRLFV; this is encoded by the coding sequence ATGACTCCAACGGCCCCGGGCCTCGAAGCGACCTCCATCGCCCAGAAGCCGGTGGATCCCGTTCAGTACCACACGGTCCTCCTGTCCATCTACTGCGTGGTTCTGCTCAGCGGCACCATCGGCATCGGCCTGATGGTGCGCGTTCTCCAGTCCAGCATGAGATCCATCACCGCCATCGCCGTGCTCAACCTCATCTTCacccacttcctcttcctcctcaccgtgCCCTTCAGGATTTACTACCACGCTAACCATCACTGGGGCCTGGGCCTTGGGTTGTGTAAAATCGTCAGTGCCATGATCCACGTCCACATGTACATGTCTTTCATCTTCTACGTGATCATCCTCGTCACGCGCCTGATGACATTCTACCGCAAAGCCGAGCACGTGGAGTTCTACCGCAAGATGCACGCGCTGGCTATCAGCGTGGCGGTGTGGACGGCGGTGGTCGTCACGGTCCCTTGCGTCCTCTTTTTCATCTACGGCAAACGGGATGAGAATGTCAGGAGCTGGGACAGCTACAATAGCAGCGGCACACATGAAACGCAAGTCACATCGGGCACGCATTGTTTCCAGTTTGGCAATCAAATAGAGAGCGCCAACGCTGCCAAGGTGTTCAACTACGCCACAAGCACAGTGATCATCGTGGTGGCCACCGCGCTGACGGCCTTACAAGCCAACGTCCTGCTGATTTTACACAGGGAGTACGGGCCGGGATGGACCTCGCAGCAGGAGTTCTGGGCTCAGCTGAAGAGCCTGTGCTTTGCCCTGGTCATGATGGTGTGCTTCGTTCCCTACCACATGTTCCGGCTGCACTACATAGGACACCTCAAGCTGCAGGCCGTCAATGAGGTGTTTCTGAGTCTGACTACTTTGACCTGTTTGGATATGCTCACCTTCGTAGGGAGGGGAGTGCGTCTATTtgtgtga
- the hnf4g gene encoding hepatocyte nuclear factor 4-gamma → MKYLSGPQSKSLLDMEVANYCEGLDPSYSTLGFENAEVLYGGGDSMPAEPSLPGPDGINSNCAICGDKATGKHYGASSCDGCKGFFRRSIRKSHVYTCRFSRQCIVDKDKRNQCRFCRLNKCFRAGMKKEAVQNERDRISSRRSIPDSQDLPPITVLAQAESLSQQISSPAGTADVSEQKSASVGDVCDSMRQQLLVLVEWAKYIPAFGELPLDDQVSLLRAHAGEHLLLGVAKRSMPYKDFLLLGNGCVIQRNSPELEICRVANRVLDELVQPFQDIQIDDNEYSALKAIVFFDPDAKSLRDPSKIKAMRLQVQMSLEDYINDRQYDSRGRFGELLLLLPTLQSITWQMIEQLQFIKLCGLAKIDNLLHEMLLGGLTSEPAHLHHPAHTQLAQDPLTGHTLVISAMPVTHSPQIDSPDTPIPSPPQGAAPEMYKAFPQPLGPAASPSPPTQTHP, encoded by the exons atgAAGTATCTTTCTGGCCCTCAGAGTAAATCTCTGTTAGATATGGAAGTAGCCAACTACTGTGAAGGCCTGGATCCCTCATACAGCACACTGGGCTTTGAGAATGCAGAGGTGCTCTATGGAGGAGGAG acagCATGCCAGCAGAGCCTAGTCTACCAGGGCCAGATGGGATCAATAGTAACTGTGCGATCTGTGGAGACAAAGCCACAGGGAAACACTACGGAGCCTCCAGCTGTGACGGCTGTAAAGGCTTCTTCAGACGCTCCATACGCAAGAGCCACGTCTACACCTGCAG GTTCAGCAGACAGTGCATCGTGGATAAGGATAAGAGGAACCAGTGTCGTTTCTGCAGACTCAACAAGTGCTTCAGGGCTGGCATGAAAAAAGAAG CTgtacagaatgagagagatcGGATCAGCTCCCGCAGAAGCATCCCTGACTCCCAAGACCTGCCACCCATCACCGTTCTGGCCCAAGCAGAGTCACTGTCCCAACAG atcaGTAGTCCAGCTGGTACAGCAGACGTGTCGGAGCAGAAGTCAGCCTCTGTTGGAGATGTATGTGACTCTATGAGACAACAGTTATTGGTGTTGGTGGAATGGGCCAAATACATTCCTGCCTTTGGAGAACTGCCACTGGATGACCAG GTGAGCTTGCTCAGGGCTCACGCAGGTGAACACCTTTTGCTCGGGGTCGCCAAGAGGTCGATGCCCTATAAGGACTTCCTGCTTTTAG GTAATGGCTGTGTGATCCAGAGGAACAGTCCTGAGCTGGAGATCTGCCGGGTGGCCAACCGGGTCCTGGACGAGCTGGTCCAGCCCTTCCAGGATATTCAAATCGACGACAACGAGTACTCAGCGCTCAAAGCTATTGTCTTCTTTGACCCAG ATGCAAAGTCCTTGCGGGATCCATCAAAGATCAAGGCCATGCGTCTGCAG gtccaGATGAGTCTGGAAGACTACATTAATGACCGTCAGTATGACTCCAGGGGTCGTTTTGGagagctgctgctcctgctgcccaCCCTGCAGAGCATCACCTGGCAGATGATCGAACAGCTGCAGTTCATTAAGCTGTGTGGCCTGGCCAAGATAGACAACCTGCTGCACGAAATGCTGCTGGGAG GCCTAACGTCAGAGCCCGCCCACCTGCACCACCCGGCCCACACCCAGCTGGCCCAGGACCCCTTGACTGGACACACACTGGTCATCAGCGCCATGCCTGTCACACACAGTCCGCAGATAG aCTCTCCAGACACCCccatcccctcccccccccaggGTGCTGCCCCGGAGATGTACAAAGCCTTCCCCCAGCCTCTCGGTCCTGCAGCCAGCCCCTCGCCTCCCACGCAGACACACCCCTGA
- the pign gene encoding GPI ethanolamine phosphate transferase 1 encodes MRMITFFLVGLAVHVVFFISIFDIYFTSPLVHGMTPQAMPLAPPASRLVLLVADGLRADSLYTLHPNGSSRAPYLRSVMEESGTWGVSHTRVPTESRPGHVALIAGFYEDVSAVAKGWKENPVEFDSVFNESRHTWCWGSPDILPMFAKGASGDHVHTHTYPAEEEDFASTDASRLDSWVFTQVKSFFQSAKSNSSLKESLHEDQNVFFLHLLGIDTNGHAHRPMSQEYLDNIGLVDSGVAELVSMLEEFFGYDGRTAYVFTADHGMTNWGSHGAGHPSETLTPLVVWGAGVHNAQRVTDPQPYSDGYLQDWKLEHLRRVDVNQADIAPLMASLIGVPIPLNSVGVLPLLYLNNSEQFKAESMYTNAIQILEQFKVKMTHKKETTLSFLFTSYQLLTESKQAEFIHQARILIQLEKYEDAISLCRSLISHALEGLVYYHTYDRFFLGCSVVLGFVGWTSYVALLILKTHASLRRPPSHTNQIPGHTLVRVCVCVTVAITVFLLIQRSPVTYYIYCLLPVPVWYSVLKESGTLTDVIRSAPSLPLCKCFGYFVLVMFGIELLVVSFFHRAMLTVGLAALSLWPILSGLYGKAKFRSVSWLLGCLCLASFPLMPVVGREPNIHLVTCAGVLTLFTSACYLLSSRQRTPLHLSDRQQFFSQMFHVAVCAYIPTLTHSSLQQKQGLPLLNQVISWTTLGSSMLVPLLSSTRLFHRLLSIFLSLTATYLLLSTGSEALFPPVLSWLMFAWINIEQEAMLAQGVSGRQELSAVDFSENIDITKIRQLKLDDIRRSYFFVFFIITAFFGTGNIASINSFDPASVYCFLTVFNPFIMGGLMMWKVIIPFIIVMCTFETIQVATQLSSRSLFLIVLVISDLMALHFFFLVQDYGSWLDIGTSISHYVIVMSMTIFLMLLSVVTHILTTQRLILWRRRKMHFP; translated from the exons ATGAGGATGATCACCTTCTTCCTGGTCGGACTGGCGGTGCACGTGGtcttcttcatctccatctttgACATCTACTTCACCTCTCCCCTGGTCCATGGCATGACGCCCCAGGCCATGCCGCTGGCCCCCCCTGCCTCCAGACTGGTGCTACTGGTGGCCGACGGCCTCAGGGCGGACAGCCTCTACACCCTCCACCCCAACGGCTCCTCCAGGGCCCCATACCTGAG GAGTGTGATGGAGGAGAGCGGTACCTGGGGTGtgtcacacacacgcgtgcCCACCGAGTCTCGGCCCGGCCATGTTGCTCTCATCGCCGGATTCTATGAGGATGTTAGTGCCGTGGCtaaag gctggAAGGAGAACCCTGTGGAGTTTGACTCAGTGTTCAATGAGAGCAGACACACCTGGTGCTGGGGCAGCCCTGATATTCTGCCCATGTTTGCcaaag GTGCCAGTGGAGACCATGTGCACACCCACACCTAcccagcagaggaggaggacttTGCCTCCACAGACGCCTCCAGGCTGGACAGCTGGGTGTtcactcaagtcaaa TCGTTCTTCCAGTCGGCAAAGTCTAACTCCAGTCTGAAGGAAAGTCTCCACGAGGATCAGAATGTCTTCTTCCTCCATCTGCTGGGCATCGACACTAACGGACATGCTCACAGACCCATGTCACA GGAGTACCTGGACAATATCGGTCTAGTAGACTCTGGTGTAGCTGAGCTGGTGTCAATGTTAGAGGAGTTCTTCGGTTATGATGGCAGAACGGCGTATGTGTTCACCGCTGATCATGGCATGACCAACTGGG GTTCCCACGGTGCAGGCCATCCCTCTGAGACCCTCACCCCTTTAGTTGTGTGGGGAGCCGGGGTTCATAATGCCCAGAGAGTCACTGACCCCCAACCATACAGCGATGGATACCTACAAG ATTGGAAACTGGAACACCTCCGCAGGGTTGACGTCAATCAG GCTGACATTGCTCCCCTCATGGCTTCTCTAATTGGAGTTCCCATTCCTCTCAACTCTGTT GGTGTGTTACCTCTTCTGTACCTCAACAACAGTGAGCAGTTCAAGGCAGAGAGCATGTACACTAATGCTATTCAGATACTGGAACAGTTCAAG GTAAAAATGACCCATAAAAAGGAGACAACCTTATCCTTTCTCTTCACTTCATACCA ACTACTGACTGAGTCGAAGCAAGCAGAATTCATCCACCAGGCCAGAATACTGATTCAGCTGGAGAAGTATGAGGATGCT ATCTCTCTGTGTAGGTCTCTGATATCCCATGCCCTGGAAGGCCTGGTCTATTATCACACCTATGACAGGTTCTTCCTGGGTTGCAGTGTGGTGCTGGGATTTGTGGGCTGGACCTCATATGTCGCCCTACTGATACTGAAGACCCACGCCAGCCTCAGGAGACCGCCCAGTCACACCAATCag attcCCGGCCATACCctggtgagggtgtgtgtgtgtgtgacagtggcGATCACAGTGTTCTTGCTTATCCAAAGGAGTCCTGTTACCTACTACATTTACTGCCTTCTGCCTGTCCCTGTATGGTACTCTGTCCTCAAAGA GTCTGGAACTCTAACAGATGTGATTcgctctgctccctctctgccGCTATGCAAATGTTTTGGCTATTTTGTGCTGGTAATGTTTGGGATTGAGCTACTG GTGGTGAGCTTCTTCCATCGTGCCATGCTGACTGTGGGCCtggccgctctctctctctggcccatCCTGTCTGGACTCTATGGCAAGGCCAAG TTCCGTTCAGTGAGCTGGTTGCTGGGCTGTCTGTGTTTGGCTTCTTTCCCCCTGATGCCAGTCGTCGGTAGAGAGCCTAACATACACTTGGT TACCTGTGCAGGTGTGCTTACCCTGTTCACCTCAGCCTGCTACCTCTTGTCGTCACGACAACGGACACCGCTGCACCTTAGTGACAGACAGCAGTTCTTTTCCCAG ATGTTCCATGTGGCAGTGTGTGCGTACATACCAACCCTCACACACTCCAGTCTGCAGCAGAAGCAGGGCCTTCCCCTCCTCAACCAGGTCATCAGCTGGACCACATtag GATCTTCTATGCTGGTTCCATTGTTGAGCTCTACTCGTCTTTTCCATCGACTGCTCAGtatattcctctctctcacagctacaTACCTACTGCTCAGCACTGG GTCAGAGGCCCTGTTCCCCCCTGTGCTGTCCTGGTTGATGTTTGCATGGATCAACATTGAGCAGGAAGCCATGCTGGCTCAGGGTGTCTCTGGCAGACAAGAG cTTTCCGCTGTTGACTTCTCTGAGAACATTGACATCACCAAGATCCGACAGCTGAAGTTGGATGACATCAGGAGATCGTATTTTTTT GTGTTCTTTATAATCACAGCTTTCTTCGGCACAGGGAACATAGCTTCCATTAACAG tTTTGACCCGGCGTCGGTCTACTGCTTCCTCACTGTCTTCAACCCCTTCATCATGGGAGGGCTGATGATGTGGAAG GTTATCATTCCGTTTATAATAGTAATGTGTACTTTTGAGACCATCCAAGTCGCGACGCAGCTGTCATCAAGAAG TTTGTTCCTCATCGTCCTGGTCATCTCTGACTTGATGGCTCTG CACTTTTTCTTCCTGGTCCAGGACTATGGGAGTTGGCTGGATATTGGCACCAG TATCAGCCACTATGTGATAGTGATGTCGATGACCATCTTCCTGATGTTGCTGAGTGTggtcacacacattctcaccaCACAGCGACTCATCCTGTGGAGAAGACGCAAGATGCACTTCCCCTGa